A single region of the Ochotona princeps isolate mOchPri1 chromosome 10, mOchPri1.hap1, whole genome shotgun sequence genome encodes:
- the SKIDA1 gene encoding SKI/DACH domain-containing protein 1 isoform X2 — MGDLKSGFEEVDGVRLGYLIIKGKQMFALSQVFTDLLKNIPRTTVHKRMDHLKVKKHHCDLEELRKLKAINSIAFHAAKCTLISREDVEALYTSCKTERVLKTKRRRAARAPATQAPPPPPERVPAAAAGPRPGFWKDEHQLWRGLSGAARPLPISAQSPRPGAAAAARPAAHLPQVFSKYPGSHYPEIVRSPCKAPLNYETAPLQGNYVAFHSDPAYFRSLLCSKHPAAAAAAAAAAAAAAAAAAAYYQASASGTQPKAAAAGAGAGGPVSLSYRCKRRRGGAKDCLLTPHSGARRLLLLPRSYKAKAAAAAAAAAAAGATCLDRFHLVNSFCPPPHHHHHHHHHHHHHHHHRAQPPLPQNHHPPHHHHLGSFPESCSSDSESSSYSDHAANDSDFGSSLSSSSNSVSSEEEEEEEGEEEEEEEEEEEEEGGSGASDSSEVSSEEEEEEEEDSSTESDSSSGSSQVSVQSIRFRRTSFCKPPSVQAQANFLYHLASATTATKPAAFEDAGRLPDLKSGVKAESPEEWNLQDWAPQASPVYCPASLGSCFPEIRNDRVSEITFPHSEISSTVKRTDLTINCLAEGASSPSPKTNNAFPQQRILREARKCLQATPTTHCADNTIVARFLNNESSGAAANSEKDSKILHCQEFATDLPSSQTGPEVGAAAAAAEAPTKAENPGADTADKTLPILHNIKIKVEDSSANEEYEPDLITNKLKCECNDTKGEFYSVTESKEEDALLTTAKEGFACPEKETPSLNPLAQSQGLSCTLGSPKPEDGEYKFGARVRKNYRTLVLGKRPVLQTPPVKPNLKSARSPRPTGPKGSASQCHSGCPIAPAFSWARSKPSPAPSLGSHHFSLTQS; from the exons atgggagacctgaagtcAGGTTTTGAAGAGGTGGATGGCGTGAGGCTCGGCTACCTCATCATTAAAGGAAAGCAAATGTTTGCCCTCTCCCAAGTCTTCACGGATCTGCTGAAAAACATCCCGAGGACGACCGTGCACAAGCGCATGGATCATCTAAAAGTGAAAAAGCACCACTGCGACCTGGAGGAGTTGCGGAAGCTCAAGGCGATCAACAGCATCGCCTTCCACGCCGCCAAGTGCACCCTCATCTCCCGGGAAGACGTGGAAGCGCTCTACACCTCCTGCAAAACCGAGCGCGTCCTCAAGACCAAGCGCAGGCGAGCCGCCCGGGCCCCGGCCACCCAggcgccgccgcccccgccggaGCGcgtccccgccgccgccgcgggccCCCGCCCGGGATTTTGGAAGGACGAGCACCAACTTTGGCGGGGCTTGAGCGGAGCGGCGCGGCCGCTGCCAATCAGCGCGCAGTCCCCGCGCcccggcgccgccgccgccgcgcgcccCGCCGCCCATCTACCTCAGGTTTTTAGCAAATACCCGGGCTCGCACTACCCGGAAATCGTGCGCTCGCCTTGCAAAGCCCCTCTAAACTACGAGACTGCCCCGCTCCAGGGAAACTACGTCGCCTTTCATTCGGATCCCGCCTATTTTCGGAGCCTGCTGTGCAGCAAGcacccggccgccgccgccgccgctgccgcagccgccgccgccgccgccgccgcagccgccgcctaCTACCAGGCGTCGGCCTCCGGGACTCAGCCCAaggcggcggcggccggggcGGGCGCGGGAGGCCCGGTGAGCCTGAGCTACCGGTGCAAGCGCAGGCGAGGGGGCGCCAAGGATTGCCTGCTCACGCCGCACTCCGGCGCCCggcgcctgctgctgctgcccaggtccTACAAAGCCAAggcggccgcggcggcggcggcggcggcagccgCGGGGGCCACTTGCCTGGATAGGTTTCATCTGGTCAACAGCTTCTGTccgcctccccaccaccaccaccatcaccaccatcatcaccatcatcaccaccaccatcggGCCCAGCCGCCGCTGCCGCAGAACCACCACCCCCCTCACCACCACCATCTGGGCAGCTTTCCCGAGAGCTGCAGCAGCGACTCCGAGTCCAGCTCCTACTCGGACCACGCAGCCAACGACTCGGATTTTGGCTCCAGTTTGTCCAGCTCCAGCAACTCTGTGTCctcggaggaagaggaggaggaggagggagaggaggaggaggaggaagaggaggaggaagaggaggaggggggcaGTGGGGCCTCGGATTCCAGTGAAGTCAgctcggaggaggaggaggaggaggaggaggactcgTCCACAGAGTCAGACTCCAGCTCCGGCTCCAGCCAAGTGTCAGTGCAGAGCATCCGTTTCAGGCGCACCAGCTTCTGCAAGCCGCCCAGCGTGCAGGCGCAGGCCAACTTCTTGTACCATCTGGCCTCCGCCACCACCGCCACCAAACCCGCTGCTTTCGAGGATGCCGGCAGACTTCCCGACCTCAAGAGTGGTGTCAAAGCCGAGTCGCCAGAGGAGTGGAATCTGCAGGACTGGGCCCCCCAAGCGTCTCCGGTGTACTGCCCGGCCAGTCTGGGGAGTTGTTTCCCAGAGATAAGAAACGATAGGGTATCTGAGATTACATTCCCACACTCTGAAATTTCCAGTACTGTAAAGAGAACTGACCTGACAATTAACTGCCTGGCAGAGGGGGCCTCTTCACCTAGCCCAAAGACAAACAATGCATTTCCACAACAAAGAATACTCCGCGAGGCTAGGAAATGCCTACAAGCAACTCCTACAACACACTGTGCAGATAACACAATAGTTGCCAGGTTCTTAAATAATGAATCTTCGGGAGCAGCAGCAAATTCGGAAAAAGATTCAAAAATCCTTCATTGTCAGGAATTTGCTACGGATTTGCCCTCTTCACAAACTGGTCCCGaagtgggtgcagcagcagcagcagcagaagcaccaACTAAGGCTGAGAACCCAGGGGCTGACACAGCTGACAAGACACTGCCAATTCTGCACAATATTAAAATCAAAGTAGAAGACAGTAGTGCCAATGAGGAATACGAACCTGACCTCATTACAAATAAGCTAAAGTGCGAGTGCAATGATACAAAGGGTGAGTTTTACAGTGTGACTGAAAGTAAGGAGGAAGACGCCTTGTTAACCACAGCCAAGGAAGGCTTTGCATGCCCTGAGAAAGAAACGCCTTCCTTGAATCCGCTGGCACAGAGTCAGGGCCTGTCATGCACTTTAGGTTCTCCAAAACCTGAGGATGGGGAATATAAATTTGGTGCCAGGGTGAGAAAAAATTATCGGACACTAGTACTGGGAAAGCGACCTGTCCTTCAGACACCTCCAGTCAAACCAAATTTGAAATCAGCTAGAAGCCCTCGTCCTACAG GACCTAAAGGCAGCGCCTCCCAGTGCCACAGTGGATGCCCAATTGCACCAGCCTTTTCCTGGGCAAGGAGCAAGCCCTCTCCTGCACCATCACTTGGCTCCCACCACTTCTCCctcacccagagctga
- the SKIDA1 gene encoding SKI/DACH domain-containing protein 1 isoform X1: MGDLKSGFEEVDGVRLGYLIIKGKQMFALSQVFTDLLKNIPRTTVHKRMDHLKVKKHHCDLEELRKLKAINSIAFHAAKCTLISREDVEALYTSCKTERVLKTKRRRAARAPATQAPPPPPERVPAAAAGPRPGFWKDEHQLWRGLSGAARPLPISAQSPRPGAAAAARPAAHLPQVFSKYPGSHYPEIVRSPCKAPLNYETAPLQGNYVAFHSDPAYFRSLLCSKHPAAAAAAAAAAAAAAAAAAAYYQASASGTQPKAAAAGAGAGGPVSLSYRCKRRRGGAKDCLLTPHSGARRLLLLPRSYKAKAAAAAAAAAAAGATCLDRFHLVNSFCPPPHHHHHHHHHHHHHHHHRAQPPLPQNHHPPHHHHLGSFPESCSSDSESSSYSDHAANDSDFGSSLSSSSNSVSSEEEEEEEGEEEEEEEEEEEEEGGSGASDSSEVSSEEEEEEEEDSSTESDSSSGSSQVSVQSIRFRRTSFCKPPSVQAQANFLYHLASATTATKPAAFEDAGRLPDLKSGVKAESPEEWNLQDWAPQASPVYCPASLGSCFPEIRNDRVSEITFPHSEISSTVKRTDLTINCLAEGASSPSPKTNNAFPQQRILREARKCLQATPTTHCADNTIVARFLNNESSGAAANSEKDSKILHCQEFATDLPSSQTGPEVGAAAAAAEAPTKAENPGADTADKTLPILHNIKIKVEDSSANEEYEPDLITNKLKCECNDTKGEFYSVTESKEEDALLTTAKEGFACPEKETPSLNPLAQSQGLSCTLGSPKPEDGEYKFGARVRKNYRTLVLGKRPVLQTPPVKPNLKSARSPRPTGKPETHEGTLDDFTVMNRRKKVASNVASAVKRPFNFMANFPCPPSLIIGKDGDLWPAYSLNTTKESQPPHKAHPIWKWQLGGSAIPLPPSHKFRKFNS; encoded by the coding sequence atgggagacctgaagtcAGGTTTTGAAGAGGTGGATGGCGTGAGGCTCGGCTACCTCATCATTAAAGGAAAGCAAATGTTTGCCCTCTCCCAAGTCTTCACGGATCTGCTGAAAAACATCCCGAGGACGACCGTGCACAAGCGCATGGATCATCTAAAAGTGAAAAAGCACCACTGCGACCTGGAGGAGTTGCGGAAGCTCAAGGCGATCAACAGCATCGCCTTCCACGCCGCCAAGTGCACCCTCATCTCCCGGGAAGACGTGGAAGCGCTCTACACCTCCTGCAAAACCGAGCGCGTCCTCAAGACCAAGCGCAGGCGAGCCGCCCGGGCCCCGGCCACCCAggcgccgccgcccccgccggaGCGcgtccccgccgccgccgcgggccCCCGCCCGGGATTTTGGAAGGACGAGCACCAACTTTGGCGGGGCTTGAGCGGAGCGGCGCGGCCGCTGCCAATCAGCGCGCAGTCCCCGCGCcccggcgccgccgccgccgcgcgcccCGCCGCCCATCTACCTCAGGTTTTTAGCAAATACCCGGGCTCGCACTACCCGGAAATCGTGCGCTCGCCTTGCAAAGCCCCTCTAAACTACGAGACTGCCCCGCTCCAGGGAAACTACGTCGCCTTTCATTCGGATCCCGCCTATTTTCGGAGCCTGCTGTGCAGCAAGcacccggccgccgccgccgccgctgccgcagccgccgccgccgccgccgccgcagccgccgcctaCTACCAGGCGTCGGCCTCCGGGACTCAGCCCAaggcggcggcggccggggcGGGCGCGGGAGGCCCGGTGAGCCTGAGCTACCGGTGCAAGCGCAGGCGAGGGGGCGCCAAGGATTGCCTGCTCACGCCGCACTCCGGCGCCCggcgcctgctgctgctgcccaggtccTACAAAGCCAAggcggccgcggcggcggcggcggcggcagccgCGGGGGCCACTTGCCTGGATAGGTTTCATCTGGTCAACAGCTTCTGTccgcctccccaccaccaccaccatcaccaccatcatcaccatcatcaccaccaccatcggGCCCAGCCGCCGCTGCCGCAGAACCACCACCCCCCTCACCACCACCATCTGGGCAGCTTTCCCGAGAGCTGCAGCAGCGACTCCGAGTCCAGCTCCTACTCGGACCACGCAGCCAACGACTCGGATTTTGGCTCCAGTTTGTCCAGCTCCAGCAACTCTGTGTCctcggaggaagaggaggaggaggagggagaggaggaggaggaggaagaggaggaggaagaggaggaggggggcaGTGGGGCCTCGGATTCCAGTGAAGTCAgctcggaggaggaggaggaggaggaggaggactcgTCCACAGAGTCAGACTCCAGCTCCGGCTCCAGCCAAGTGTCAGTGCAGAGCATCCGTTTCAGGCGCACCAGCTTCTGCAAGCCGCCCAGCGTGCAGGCGCAGGCCAACTTCTTGTACCATCTGGCCTCCGCCACCACCGCCACCAAACCCGCTGCTTTCGAGGATGCCGGCAGACTTCCCGACCTCAAGAGTGGTGTCAAAGCCGAGTCGCCAGAGGAGTGGAATCTGCAGGACTGGGCCCCCCAAGCGTCTCCGGTGTACTGCCCGGCCAGTCTGGGGAGTTGTTTCCCAGAGATAAGAAACGATAGGGTATCTGAGATTACATTCCCACACTCTGAAATTTCCAGTACTGTAAAGAGAACTGACCTGACAATTAACTGCCTGGCAGAGGGGGCCTCTTCACCTAGCCCAAAGACAAACAATGCATTTCCACAACAAAGAATACTCCGCGAGGCTAGGAAATGCCTACAAGCAACTCCTACAACACACTGTGCAGATAACACAATAGTTGCCAGGTTCTTAAATAATGAATCTTCGGGAGCAGCAGCAAATTCGGAAAAAGATTCAAAAATCCTTCATTGTCAGGAATTTGCTACGGATTTGCCCTCTTCACAAACTGGTCCCGaagtgggtgcagcagcagcagcagcagaagcaccaACTAAGGCTGAGAACCCAGGGGCTGACACAGCTGACAAGACACTGCCAATTCTGCACAATATTAAAATCAAAGTAGAAGACAGTAGTGCCAATGAGGAATACGAACCTGACCTCATTACAAATAAGCTAAAGTGCGAGTGCAATGATACAAAGGGTGAGTTTTACAGTGTGACTGAAAGTAAGGAGGAAGACGCCTTGTTAACCACAGCCAAGGAAGGCTTTGCATGCCCTGAGAAAGAAACGCCTTCCTTGAATCCGCTGGCACAGAGTCAGGGCCTGTCATGCACTTTAGGTTCTCCAAAACCTGAGGATGGGGAATATAAATTTGGTGCCAGGGTGAGAAAAAATTATCGGACACTAGTACTGGGAAAGCGACCTGTCCTTCAGACACCTCCAGTCAAACCAAATTTGAAATCAGCTAGAAGCCCTCGTCCTACAGGTAAACCTGAGACACATGAAGGAACACTGGATGATTTTACAGTTATGAACAGACGCAAAAAGGTAGCCAGCAATGTAGCATCAGCAGTGAAAAGgccatttaatttcatggcaaaTTTTCCTTGTCCACCATCACTCATTATTGGGAAGGATGGGGATTTGTGGCCGGCGTATTCCTTAAATACCACTAAGGAGTCCCAACCTCCTCACAAGGCCCATCCTATATGGAAATGGCAGCTGGGCGGTTCTGCAATACCTCTTCCACCTAGTCACAAATTCAGGAAGTTtaattcataa